A segment of the Aptenodytes patagonicus unplaced genomic scaffold, bAptPat1.pri.cur scaffold_368, whole genome shotgun sequence genome:
TGGGTGCTGTAGCTCGTAGGCGTTTCTGCCAGACGGTGTTTGGGTTCATAAGTTAACATGGCAGAGACCTGGTCGGTGCTGGCAGAGCCCGGTGCCGTCGGTCTGGTACCCAACCCTCAATTTTTGGTGTAAGATGCTCCGGCAGAGGAGAGGACGAGTCGCTGCCGAGCGTGGCGATGTGGTGGAGGGATGCAAGAGTGGGGTTTTTAATCAAGTATTGACGGGGAAGGGATTAAAGCCTGTTGGCCCTCTTTCTTCTAGGGTTGCGGCGCTAAGAGGAGCCCCCGGCTCGGCGCGTGCTGGCAGCGGCGGAAGATGGCCGCCTTCAAACGGAGCCGAGCGCAAGCCTGGCCGGAGGAACGGGGCGACCGGGAGCACGGGCTCTACAGCTTGCACCGCATGTTCGACATCGTGGGCACCCACCTGACCCACCGGGACGTGCGGGTGCTCTCCTTCCTCTTCGTGGACGTGATCGACGATTACGAGAGGGGGATGATCCGCAGCGGCCGGGACTTCTTGCTGGCGCTGGAGGCGGCAGGGCCGCTGTGACGAGACCAACTTCCGACAGGTGCTGCAGTTGCTGCGGATCATCACTCGCCACGACCTGCTGCCATACGTCACCCTCAAGCGGCGACGGGCCGGTAAGTGATGCCACTGGCAGCCTGGCCCGCTCCCTAACGAAGCCCGCTTCGTTATTCAGCCGTCTGCCGTTTCTCCTCCGCTGACACCCTGGAGGCGGGGTGGTTAAAGGACCCCGAGGCCTGTAAGGACAAACGGCTGCCAGGACTGCAAGGAAATGCAGGCGGGGAAGGCAAAGAGGTATTTTATAGGGTTTTAGCAAGCGCCCACGCACGGTTTTGGGGGGGTTAAAGCCTCGTTTTGTTTCTGGCAAGCGCCGAGGTCTCCTTCTTTCTTCAGCGGCGGCGAACTGGGATTCCTGCTGCGTGCGGTGCAGCTCTGTgactcccagctctcccagctcccGCTGCTCATCTCTAGGTTTTAGGGAAATGCTCCTTTCGGCCCAAAGTCCCGCCTGGGGTGAGATGCCgtgggcagccccagggccgTGCCGGGGAGCGAGAAGGAGCCAGGAGGGTCCGGGGAAACTGGCGGCTGCTGTGCTCGATGTGCCGTTGGCTTCGGGGGAAACCCGCTCGTCCTCTTGGGGCCGAGGCAAGTTTGGGAAGGTGACCGATGCCCTCCTCAAGCTGGTGCTGTCAGTCCTGCGGTGTTGCGGTATGCAGAGAGGCTGGAGCGAGAAACCCGTGTCcaaattcagatatttttttttccccacccatttTCCAGTGGGATGCCCCCAAACCCTCCTCTTTGAgccacccttttttccccttgctctcTCCTGGCTCGGACACCCCAGCAGTGACATGGCCCTTCGGATCTGGGTAATTTGGTGGGTTTTCGGTCACTTTACGGAGCTGCCAGGCTGAGGTGACCCCCTGCCCTCCCACTGGCACGGCCCCGTGCCTTTTTTTGACTAAAAACCTCGATTTACAGTTCAAAGAGCCTAACCCAGATTAACCAGAACCGGAGGAGTCACGAAGGAGAGAGCACTTGTTGCAGGGGATGCGTAAGGCAAGCCGCTCCGGCAGGATTCAACCTCTGAAATTTGCATCTTCGCTTTAAATTAGGATAATTGGGCTTGCTTGGCAGTTCCAGGCTGCTGAGTCTCCCCGGTTTCTGCTCGCATCGTGGGCAACAGTGCTGTTCCCCGCCAGCGCTTGGGAAAGCGGTGAGCGCAAGTATAGGCAGGCATTAAAAACTCCCCGTTTTTGGGGGGTGAGAGGAGGGACGGCAGTGCTGGTGTGAACAAACCCTTTGAGCCGGGGCTGTCGCTGGGAGCGCGGCCTCTGTCCTGCCAGGGGGGAAACTGGGTCGGGCGGCTTGAAAATCAACAGggtgtcttatttttttttttttgctcggTTGCTTCTTAACCAGCATcgggccggggaggggctggggaccCTGCGTTtggtggcagctgctgccttGTGCCGCTCCGAAACGCCAGAAACTTCCAGTCCTGATGGACCTTGTGGGGTGGAGCCTGAGtgcagggcagccctgcctgcacctatGCCCTGCCTGCACCTATAACCCTGCCTGTGCAGGCTCGGACCAGATGCCGTGAGGATTTTCCCGTTATCTGGCCTTTTCTGGGAGCCGGGAGCGCGCGCTCTGCCCTGTGTGCCGCTCACGGACGTGGCTCTGTCGGGGATGGATCCCAGCCTGTTCCCCTGCTGtcgctgccagctctgctgcccgcAGACCCCCTTGGCAGAGCAGCCGGCACCGCAGCTCGGTGCAAGCAGGGTGTAGGAGGCCGTTTACCGGTGCCAGTGTAACCTTCCGGCGCTCTTTCTCTGCACCAAGCCAAAAAAAActagaggaaaagggaaagcagcgGGCGGGAGCGTTACACAGACCAGCTGCGCGGTGCTTGGATTCGGGGAGGTTTCCGGTGATGCCGATTCCACGAGGCGCACGGATGGATCCATGGCTCTGCGTCCCCCGGTTTGCGTAGGGTTTGGGGGTGTTggagcatttttttttgtgtctcttgAGCAGCTTTTTCCTTGTTGGGTGCAAAAATCCAAACTGAAGGGGCAGTTGGCTGCTGTACCTTGGTTGGCTGAAGCCAGGCGAGCCCTCCCCGTGTCAGGTGCTGGTGTTTTCAGGGTGAAATGGATGGATTGATATTAAAATGCGATACCTGCGTGCGGTCCGGGAGCCGGAGGTCGGCGTTCACGTCTCTGTACGCCGCCGTCGTGCGAGGAGTGATGGTCCGTACCCGTGAGATCTCGTTCTTGCGATGTCTCCAGCCACGCTTGGGTGCAAACGGTTTAATTAAATGTGCAAAAATAGCATTTCAAAAAGCTTTATTAAGAAAGGCGCCTTACATGTGGTTTATAATGCGCAGCACTTTGCATTTAAAGGGGAGGGATTGGTTGGTTAAAGGAAGTCTCCTCCGGACCTAACGAGCTGACGCTCGTTTCTGGTTCCCGCGTCCTTCCAgatcctgcagcagccaggaggtCTCGTCTCATTCTGCCTCATTCGTATTCATGGCTCTGAAAAGGGGCGAAACCCTGTCCCGAATTAGCTCGGCGAAGGCGGAGAGCGGTGGAGGGAACCGGGGAGACCCGGCAGCCTTGGCCGGCTTCGGTCCGGCGGGGATGGGAGGGATCCTGCCCGGGGACGGGCAGTGCTCTGAACTCACCAAACAGGACAAAAACAACTTGCAGAAAATGTCCCAGCCCTCAAAAATAACTCGTTTTACCCCATAATCTttgctcagcagctgcttctgctcagcAGCTTGACTCTCCTCAAAACCCCGTATCCTGCCAGCGTGTTGCTTCAAAGGTTTGATCTGCTACAGTCGGGCAAATAACGTAGGCTTCACGTTTTGGGCATATGCCAGTTTATCCTAAAGCGTTTCGAGCAGCCGGGTCCGTCCCAGGGGCCTGGAGCTGCCGCtgtcgtcccgtcccccccccgccccgtcccctggctctgctctgctggggctgtgggggaggaggagcagcagcagcggcggcggcggctgctcccCCAGACCTTTTGCTCAGACCGACACGAGCAGCGGGATCTCGTGTAGGGAGCACGGGATGAACCTGGGGCCGGTCCGAGCGATTGCCGGGTACGTACGACCCGGTACCGTGCTGGCACGGCAGCTGCTGTGGTGCGGGAGCGGCGTTGGAGGTGCTGCCCACCTTGACCGGAGTTTCTCCCCGGGGGAATTGCGTGCGTGTGACGCCGCCAGCCTGCTCCAAGTCCGGGTGTTGGGAGTATCTGTGGTAAACAAATGGAAACGGCCTTTCCTGCGCTGTGGTTGGGAGGATTTGGCTCCCAAACGGAGTTTTTCTAAGAGGACCGGCTGGAGAAACGGCCACTCGGCGTGCAGCTGCGCCTGGGGGGGGGATGCAGAGCAGCTTAAGCACGTGTTCGCACCCGCCGCGTCGGGAGAGATCTGCCCTGGCCTCCCTCCTAACGGGACCCCCGCGTCCCCTCCGTGCCTCCTAACGGGACCCCCGCGTCCCCTCCGTGCCTCCTAACGGGACCCCCGCGTCCCCTCCGTGCCTCCTAACGGGACCCCCGCGTCCCCTCCGTGCCTCCTAACGGGACCCCCGCGTCCCCTCCGTGCCTCCTAAAGGGACCCCCGCGTCCCCTCTCTTTTCCAGTGTGTCCGGACCTGGTGGACAAGTACCTGGAGGAGACGTCCATTCGCTACGTGACGCCCCGAGCTCACAGCGAGGCGGAGCACGGGCTCGGCCACCCCCATAAATCAGGTGGGTGTGGATGCCCGCTGCCAGACCTCGGGGTCTGGTCCGTGGGGATTCAGTCTGTGGGAATCCGTCGGGCCCGTCCTGCTTTTGCCTCGTCTGCTCCCACTGGGAGCCCGGGGACTCGCCTCTGGCTGGCGGCGACGGTTCTGTCGCTGCTGGGGTGACATCTGACCCTGCTGCCCCAATCCCCACAGTTTGGGGGACGATTGGGTGCGGAGTTTGACATCCCTTCCCTGAACTGTGGTGCTGCGGGGAGGCTCCTCGGTCTCGGGGGTGTAAATTCGGGGTTCCCCTCTCAGGGCTTGCGCAGGCTCCTGGGGTTGCCAGACACCCCTTGGGACGAGCATcccgggacggggggggggacgacaacTGGGAGGTGACAGCGGcgtggagaggaggggagggctgaAGCTGGGTGTCAGGGACGGAGCGGAAGCGCTCAAACACAGATTTGGAGTGCGAGCGGCCCCGAGAGCTTCGGCAGGGcctgggaggggggagcggcTCCTCCGAGATGTccccagccggggggggggggtggggggggggctcagcGTCCCCTGTCCTTTCCCCGCGCAGTGCCTCCCCACCACCCCGTGGTCTGCTGCTCCTCCGCGGGACCCCAGATCTGTACCAAGAGGCCCGGTCGCGGCAGGACCCTCCTCAGCAGCCAGCGCAAGAGGAGGAAGTCGGCGACGCCGGACCCTAAGGAGAAGCAGACCTGTGGTAAGAGTctcttggggggggtggggggggtcgggggggggggggtgtttggggttCCCGGCCCCACGCCGGAGCACTCACCGCCCTCCCCGCTTCCCTCAGACATCCGCCTGCGAGTCCGAGCCGAGTACTGCCAGCACGAGACGGCGCTTCAAGGCAACGTCTTCTCCAACAAGCAGGACCCCTTGGAGCGTCAGTTCGAACGCTTCAACCAGGCCAACACCATCCTGAAGTCCCGGGACCTGGGCTCCATCATCTGTGACATAAAATTCTCAGAGCTCACCTACCTCGACGCGTTCTGGCGCGATTACATCAACGGCTCTTTGCTGGAAGCCCTCAAGGGCGTCTTCATCACGGACTCGCTCAAACAAGCCGTGGGCCACGAAGCCATCAAACTGCTGGTCAATGTGGACGAGGAGGATTACGAGGTCGGGCGCCAGAAACTCCTGAGGAACTTGATGCTGCAGACGGCTCCCTGACGCCCGGCGGCTGCTCGGTGGGATCcaagctttttccttctcttctttttctttttttttttccttttttttttttttttttttctaaaagaaaaggtaaaagatGATCGAAACCCCCACCCGGTACTGCGCAACTCTGGGTTTGGAGCCGCGGGGAGTGCCGGAGGCTTACGTGTTTCCTCACCCCTTTCCTGTCCTGTCACCTCCTCTCtcgctttgttttcctttttttttttttttctctctcttttattttgtatccattaaaaacaaacaaaaaaaagaggcaaaaatccTGCCTGGGGCGCGTCAGTGATGGGGCTGGgtgagtcgggggggggggggggggcggccgctgGGCAG
Coding sequences within it:
- the LOC143173859 gene encoding LOW QUALITY PROTEIN: death effector domain-containing protein-like (The sequence of the model RefSeq protein was modified relative to this genomic sequence to represent the inferred CDS: deleted 1 base in 1 codon), whose product is MAAFKRSRAQAWPEERGDREHGLYSLHRMFDIVGTHLTHRDVRVLSFLFVDVIDDYERGMIRSGRDFLLALERQGRCDETNFRQVLQLLRIITRHDLLPYVTLKRRRAVCPDLVDKYLEETSIRYVTPRAHSEAEHGLGHPHKSVPPHHPVVCCSSAGPQICTKRPGRGRTLLSSQRKRRKSATPDPKEKQTCDIRLRVRAEYCQHETALQGNVFSNKQDPLERQFERFNQANTILKSRDLGSIICDIKFSELTYLDAFWRDYINGSLLEALKGVFITDSLKQAVGHEAIKLLVNVDEEDYEVGRQKLLRNLMLQTAP